The following proteins are co-located in the Triticum aestivum cultivar Chinese Spring chromosome 1A, IWGSC CS RefSeq v2.1, whole genome shotgun sequence genome:
- the LOC123056915 gene encoding uncharacterized protein: MGSSGGSSDYFLRQLSSSDGGSAPAPAPRQPGEWECGGGRRGSRRWSRKKARARGHRRGGGGFCGAPEEAAAAGRKRVMVVVDQSSGAKHAMMWALTHVANRGDFLTLLHVLPRGGGARGDDAAALANSLGSLCKACKPEVEVEALVIQGPMLATVLSQVKKLEASVLVLSQSKPSPFCCFMRSRGEVLVEECISRAECLTLAVRRQSKGVGGYLVSTRWQKNFWLLA, translated from the exons ATGGGGAGCAGCGGGGGCAGCAGCGACTACTTCCTGCGCCAGCTGAGCTCCAGCGACGGCGGcagcgcgccggcgccggcgccgcgccAGCCGGGGGAATgggagtgcggcggcggcaggcggggcTCGAGGAGGTGGTCGAGGAAGAAGGCGCGGGCGAGAGGccaccggcgcggcggcggcgggttctGCGGGGCGCcggaggaggccgcggcggcggggaggaagcgggtgatggtggtggtggaccaGAGCTCCGGGGCCAAGCACGCCATGATGTGGGCGCTCACCCACGTCGCCAACCGGGGGGACTTCCTCACGCTGCTCCACGTCCTGccgcgcggcggcggcgcccgcGGCGACGACGCCGCTGCGCTCGCCAACTCCCTCGGCTCCCTCTGCAAGGCCTGCAAGCCCGAG gtggaggtggaggcgcttGTGATCCAGGGGCCCATGCTGGCCACCGTCCTGAGCCAGGTGAAGAAGCTGGAGGCGTCCGTGCTCGTGCTCAGCCAAAGCAAGCCCTCCCCTTTCTGCTG CTTCATGCGGAGCCGCGGCGAGGTGCTGGTGGAGGAGTGCATCAGCAGGGCGGAGTGCCTGACGCTGGCGGTGCGGCGGCAGAGCAAGGGCGTCGGCGGCTACCTCGTCAGCACCCGGTGGCAGAAGAACTTCTGGCTCCTCGCTTGA